A single window of uncultured Pseudodesulfovibrio sp. DNA harbors:
- the aspA gene encoding aspartate ammonia-lyase produces the protein MSKDYRIEHDSLGEVEVPMDAYYGVQTQRALDNFHISGIAMSHYPRLINALAYVKLAASDANASLGLLDEQKSRAISRACEEILSGKLHEQFVVDVMQGGAGTSANMNANEVICNRALELLGHEKGDYDHLHPLNDVNMSQSTNDVYPSALNIALILEVRELMDAMRHLKKAFAVKGKEFSDVLKMGRTQLQDAVPMTLGQEFSAWSVMIGEDVQRLDEAQHLVHEINMGATAIGTGLNAHPDYTRTVTEKLVESTTLQLVSSPDLVEATQDTGAYVQLSGVLKRVAVKLSKICNDLRLLSSGPRCGFNEINLPPMQPGSSIMPGKVNPVIPEVVNQVAFAVVGNDVTISMASEAGQLELNVMEPVIGYSLFQSMNMLQRASRTLADKCVSGITANRERCLELVENSIGLVTALNPFIGYEKSAEIAKEAMKTGRSVYEIVLEKGYLSQEEIDDILKPENMVKPRYFKRS, from the coding sequence GTGAGTAAAGATTACAGAATTGAACATGACAGCCTGGGCGAGGTAGAAGTCCCGATGGATGCCTATTATGGCGTGCAAACTCAGCGAGCCCTTGATAATTTTCATATTTCCGGCATTGCCATGTCTCATTATCCGAGATTGATCAATGCCTTGGCATACGTCAAATTGGCGGCTTCGGATGCCAACGCTTCTCTCGGTCTGCTCGATGAGCAGAAAAGTCGGGCTATATCTCGTGCCTGCGAAGAAATTTTGTCCGGGAAATTGCATGAACAGTTTGTGGTGGATGTTATGCAGGGGGGAGCTGGAACTTCGGCCAACATGAATGCCAATGAGGTTATTTGCAATAGGGCCTTGGAACTTTTGGGACACGAAAAAGGGGACTACGATCATCTGCATCCTTTGAATGATGTGAATATGTCCCAGTCAACAAACGATGTATATCCGTCAGCTTTAAACATTGCTCTGATTCTGGAAGTTCGTGAATTGATGGATGCCATGCGTCATTTGAAGAAGGCTTTTGCCGTTAAGGGCAAAGAATTTTCGGATGTGTTGAAGATGGGGCGGACCCAGTTGCAGGATGCGGTGCCCATGACGCTTGGACAGGAGTTTTCCGCTTGGTCGGTTATGATTGGGGAAGATGTGCAACGGCTGGATGAAGCTCAGCATCTCGTGCATGAGATTAATATGGGAGCCACGGCCATCGGTACCGGGCTGAATGCTCATCCAGACTATACGCGTACTGTGACGGAAAAACTTGTCGAATCCACAACATTACAGCTTGTGTCATCGCCTGATCTTGTTGAAGCGACTCAAGATACCGGAGCGTATGTTCAGCTTTCAGGTGTGCTTAAACGGGTAGCAGTCAAGCTGTCTAAAATTTGTAATGATTTGCGTTTGCTTTCCAGTGGGCCACGGTGCGGTTTTAACGAAATCAACTTGCCGCCAATGCAGCCGGGATCGTCCATTATGCCGGGTAAGGTGAATCCGGTTATTCCTGAGGTTGTTAATCAGGTGGCATTTGCCGTTGTTGGTAATGATGTTACCATTTCAATGGCTTCCGAAGCCGGACAGCTTGAATTGAACGTGATGGAACCGGTCATTGGGTATTCTTTGTTTCAATCCATGAACATGTTGCAACGTGCCAGTCGGACTTTGGCAGATAAATGTGTATCCGGTATCACTGCTAATCGAGAAAGGTGCCTTGAACTCGTGGAGAATTCCATTGGTTTGGTTACAGCTCTTAACCCGTTTATTGGCTATGAAAAGTCTGCCGAAATAGCTAAAGAGGCCATGAAGACTGGACGATCTGTTTATGAAATCGTGTTGGAAAAAGGCTATCTCAGTCAGGAGGAGATTGACGACATTTTAAAGCCTGAAAATATGGTCAAGCCTCGGTATTTCAAGCGGTCATAA
- the typA gene encoding translational GTPase TypA, which produces MSNTVQNTELRNIAIIAHVDHGKTTLVDAMFKQSGLFREGQDVDERIMDSMDLERERGITIAAKNCSVCWKGTKINIIDTPGHADFGGEVERSLSMADGAILLVDASEGPLPQTRFVLKKALEQGLSLMVVINKVDRQDARPDEVLDEIYDLFIDLDANEDQLDFPLLYAIGRDGIAMNTAEERGENLHILLDMIVDKVPGPSYNPDEPFQMLVSDLSYSDYLGRLAIGKVHHGAAKSNDQLICLADEDKVLPLKVTKLQTYDGLKVVPTEVCQSGDIVVVAGIEDVHIGDTICTKESPKALPRITVDEPTVSMRFGINTSPLAGKEGKHVQTNKIKERLHKETLLNVAIQVEDTENRDAYLVKGRGEFQMAILVEQMRREGFELSVGRPEVIIKEENGKKMEPIEHLFVDCDEDFMGIVTEKIQTRKGRMTNMVNNGTGRVRLEFSVPSRSLIGYRDEFLTDTKGTGIMNSYLEGYGEHRGEFSSRYTGSLVADRAGKGVAYGLFNLEPRGRIFIVPGDPIYEGMIIGEHNRDNDINVNASKEKKLTNMRASGKDEAVILTPVKPMTLEYALNFIKDDEQVEVTPISIRLRKMELSALVRHREEGKKKKPKEQ; this is translated from the coding sequence ATGAGCAACACAGTACAGAACACCGAGCTTCGCAATATCGCCATCATCGCCCACGTTGACCACGGCAAAACCACCTTGGTGGACGCCATGTTCAAACAGTCGGGCCTCTTCCGCGAAGGCCAGGACGTGGACGAACGAATCATGGATTCCATGGACCTGGAACGCGAGCGCGGCATCACCATCGCCGCCAAGAACTGCTCGGTTTGCTGGAAGGGAACAAAGATCAACATCATTGACACCCCCGGCCATGCCGACTTTGGTGGCGAGGTGGAACGTTCCCTTTCCATGGCCGACGGCGCCATCCTGTTGGTTGACGCATCCGAAGGCCCGCTGCCCCAGACCCGCTTCGTCTTGAAGAAAGCTCTGGAACAGGGTCTTTCCCTTATGGTCGTCATCAACAAAGTTGACCGCCAGGATGCCCGTCCCGACGAAGTGCTTGACGAAATTTATGACCTGTTCATCGATCTGGACGCCAATGAAGACCAGCTGGACTTCCCGCTGCTCTATGCCATTGGCCGTGACGGCATCGCCATGAACACCGCAGAAGAACGCGGCGAGAATCTTCATATCCTGCTGGACATGATCGTGGACAAAGTCCCCGGCCCGTCTTATAATCCAGACGAACCGTTCCAGATGCTCGTTTCCGACCTTTCCTACTCCGACTATTTGGGTCGTCTTGCCATTGGCAAGGTCCACCATGGTGCAGCCAAGTCCAACGACCAGCTCATTTGTCTGGCCGACGAAGACAAGGTCCTCCCGCTCAAAGTCACCAAACTCCAGACCTACGATGGTCTGAAAGTCGTTCCCACCGAAGTCTGCCAGTCCGGTGACATCGTGGTTGTCGCGGGTATTGAAGATGTTCACATCGGTGACACCATCTGCACCAAAGAATCTCCCAAGGCACTGCCCCGCATCACGGTTGATGAACCCACCGTATCCATGCGGTTCGGCATCAACACATCTCCGTTGGCAGGCAAGGAAGGCAAACACGTCCAGACCAACAAGATCAAGGAGCGCCTCCACAAAGAGACCTTGCTCAACGTTGCCATTCAGGTTGAAGATACCGAAAATCGCGACGCATATCTCGTCAAGGGACGCGGCGAATTCCAGATGGCCATTCTGGTCGAACAGATGCGCCGTGAAGGTTTCGAGCTGTCTGTTGGCCGCCCAGAAGTCATCATCAAGGAAGAAAATGGCAAAAAGATGGAGCCCATCGAACACCTGTTCGTGGACTGCGACGAAGATTTTATGGGTATCGTCACCGAGAAAATCCAGACACGCAAAGGCCGCATGACCAACATGGTCAACAACGGTACAGGCCGTGTCCGCCTCGAATTCTCCGTGCCTTCCCGTTCCCTCATCGGCTACCGAGATGAGTTCCTGACCGATACCAAAGGTACCGGCATCATGAACTCCTACCTTGAAGGATACGGCGAACACCGTGGCGAATTCAGTTCTCGTTACACAGGATCTCTGGTCGCTGACCGTGCAGGTAAAGGCGTTGCCTACGGCCTGTTCAATCTGGAACCTCGTGGCCGCATCTTCATCGTTCCCGGCGATCCGATCTACGAAGGAATGATCATCGGTGAACACAATCGCGACAACGACATCAATGTCAACGCGAGCAAGGAAAAGAAGCTCACCAACATGCGCGCATCCGGTAAGGACGAAGCTGTCATCCTCACCCCGGTCAAACCCATGACTTTGGAATACGCTCTGAACTTCATTAAGGATGATGAACAGGTCGAGGTCACTCCTATCTCTATCCGACTCAGAAAGATGGAATTGTCCGCGCTGGTTCGTCACCGCGAAGAAGGCAAGAAGAAAAAGCCTAAAGAGCAGTAA